Proteins co-encoded in one Gammaproteobacteria bacterium genomic window:
- a CDS encoding FAD-binding oxidoreductase, whose translation MATPPGVSAADFEAAISEFADVVGTEWVFTDEETMDTYRDAYSPLRGEEEEKYASAAVAPTTVEQVQKIVRIANRYSIPLYTISTGRNLAYGGSAPVYSGSVVLDLKRMNRIIEVNEDLAYALVEPGVSYFDLYRYIRERGMKLWIDCPDPGWGSPIGNALDRGAGRTPLPYRDHFGAHCGMEVVLANGDVLRTGMGALPNAGPNWQAFPYGAGPLADGLFAQSNYGIVTKMGFWLMPEPEASMTGSIRARRHDDVIPLVRTLAHLQYSGIVNCLFSLNSPVFTGPMDERKSALLDRPNGGSAAEWDDYAASLGTHFWQTELRFYGPLSVIQAQWAYVKERLRAIEGIELDDGDVIRFPLTDDQIRRLGDPGSFGVPSLSVFSSQQGSTGHLDTSPMLPHSGEALLEAHKVYLREYRDAGIPLSLGFAMSYHTRAFIMFQGISLTSDKEENARAREFYARLIRISGERGWGVYRAHAAFMDQLMATYSYNNNALMRFNETLKDALDPNGILSAGRYGIWPRHLRGNRA comes from the coding sequence ATGGCCACACCGCCGGGAGTCAGCGCGGCCGATTTCGAAGCCGCGATCTCGGAGTTCGCCGACGTGGTCGGCACGGAGTGGGTGTTCACGGACGAAGAGACGATGGACACCTACCGCGACGCGTATTCTCCGCTGCGCGGCGAGGAAGAGGAGAAATACGCGTCGGCCGCGGTCGCACCGACGACCGTCGAGCAGGTGCAGAAGATCGTGCGCATCGCGAATCGCTACTCGATTCCGCTCTACACGATCTCGACCGGCCGCAATCTCGCTTACGGCGGCTCCGCGCCGGTGTACTCGGGCAGCGTCGTGCTCGACTTGAAGCGCATGAACCGGATCATCGAGGTCAACGAGGATCTCGCCTATGCGCTCGTCGAGCCGGGCGTGAGCTACTTCGATCTCTACCGCTACATCCGCGAGCGCGGCATGAAGCTCTGGATCGACTGCCCGGACCCGGGGTGGGGCAGCCCGATCGGCAATGCCCTCGACCGCGGCGCCGGGCGCACGCCGCTGCCGTACCGCGACCACTTCGGCGCGCACTGCGGCATGGAGGTCGTGCTCGCGAACGGCGACGTGCTGCGCACGGGGATGGGCGCGCTGCCGAACGCGGGCCCGAACTGGCAGGCGTTTCCGTACGGCGCCGGCCCGCTCGCCGACGGGCTGTTCGCGCAGTCGAACTACGGCATCGTCACGAAGATGGGCTTTTGGCTCATGCCCGAGCCCGAAGCTTCGATGACGGGATCGATCCGCGCTCGGCGCCACGATGACGTCATTCCGCTCGTGCGGACCCTCGCGCACCTTCAGTACTCGGGGATCGTGAATTGCCTGTTCTCGCTGAACAGCCCCGTGTTCACGGGCCCGATGGACGAGAGGAAGTCGGCGCTGCTCGACCGCCCGAACGGCGGCTCGGCCGCCGAGTGGGACGACTACGCGGCCTCGCTCGGAACGCATTTCTGGCAAACGGAGCTGCGGTTCTACGGTCCGCTCAGCGTGATTCAGGCGCAATGGGCATACGTGAAGGAACGGTTGCGTGCCATCGAAGGTATCGAGCTCGACGACGGCGACGTGATCCGCTTTCCGCTCACGGACGATCAGATCCGCCGCCTCGGCGATCCCGGCTCCTTCGGTGTGCCGAGCTTGAGCGTTTTCTCGAGCCAGCAGGGCAGCACCGGGCATCTCGATACCTCGCCGATGCTGCCGCACTCGGGTGAAGCCCTGCTCGAGGCACACAAGGTGTACCTGCGCGAGTACCGCGACGCCGGCATCCCGCTGTCGCTCGGCTTCGCGATGAGCTACCACACGCGCGCGTTCATCATGTTCCAGGGCATCAGCTTGACATCGGACAAGGAAGAGAACGCCCGGGCTCGGGAGTTCTACGCACGCTTGATCCGGATCTCCGGCGAGCGCGGGTGGGGCGTCTACCGCGCCCATGCCGCGTTCATGGACCAGCTGATGGCGACCTATTCGTACAACAACAACGCGCTGATGCGGTTCAACGAGACGCTGAAGGATGCGCTCGACCCGAACGGCATTCTCTCGGCCGGCCGCTACGGCATATGGCCGCGGCATCTGCGGGGGAACCGCGCATGA
- a CDS encoding cytochrome c, translated as MSARRPLLAIAAIGFLGRLGVTAVSADPASSADSAWSPLPAERDGAPSDPLERRGREVFDQRCAACHGEIPEETFGPRFLPSMPGTQALRDRYGDALPAALERRTDLTPEYIEAVVRDGLRSMPFFRPTEVSDEDLEALAAYLTRDRAGAGE; from the coding sequence ATGAGCGCGCGCCGCCCGTTGCTCGCGATCGCCGCGATCGGGTTCCTCGGGCGGCTCGGCGTGACGGCCGTCTCGGCGGACCCCGCTTCGTCGGCCGACTCCGCCTGGTCGCCGCTGCCGGCCGAGCGCGACGGGGCGCCGAGCGATCCGCTCGAGCGCCGCGGCCGGGAAGTCTTCGACCAGCGGTGCGCCGCATGCCACGGAGAGATTCCCGAGGAGACCTTCGGCCCGCGATTCCTGCCGTCGATGCCCGGGACGCAGGCGCTGCGCGACCGCTACGGCGATGCGCTGCCCGCCGCGCTCGAGAGGCGCACGGATCTCACGCCGGAGTACATCGAAGCCGTCGTGCGCGACGGCCTGCGCTCGATGCCGTTCTTCCGCCCGACCGAGGTCAGCGACGAGGATCTCGAGGCGCTCGCGGCGTACCTGACGAGGGACCGAGCCGGGGCCGGGGAGTGA
- a CDS encoding VTT domain-containing protein produces MDAERVDAKRAKPGSANVYGVCTWAAFVAVCLSFYLFAPELFDPRRLRELFAGNLETGLLVYFVIATLRGFTFIPLTPILLAGVLVFPPLPLFLVNQAAVGTSSAIVYGMARIVGSDRFARNHYPEQVERLAGLLEKRELPVIGLWGAAPFTPSDLIVYVCSVLRISLWKTLLGISIGEGLVCAIYIFGGASVLEAALDLFGR; encoded by the coding sequence ATGGACGCGGAGCGAGTCGATGCAAAGAGGGCGAAGCCGGGAAGTGCCAATGTTTACGGCGTTTGCACGTGGGCAGCCTTCGTCGCCGTGTGCCTGTCCTTCTACCTCTTCGCGCCCGAGCTCTTCGACCCGCGTCGGCTCCGCGAGCTCTTCGCCGGAAATCTCGAGACCGGGCTGCTCGTCTACTTCGTCATCGCCACGCTGCGCGGCTTCACGTTCATTCCGCTGACGCCGATCTTGCTGGCCGGCGTGCTGGTCTTTCCGCCGCTCCCGCTGTTCCTCGTGAACCAAGCGGCGGTGGGTACCTCCTCCGCGATCGTTTACGGGATGGCCCGCATCGTCGGCTCGGATCGATTTGCAAGGAACCATTATCCGGAGCAGGTCGAGCGCCTGGCCGGGTTGCTCGAGAAGCGCGAGCTGCCGGTGATCGGCCTGTGGGGCGCCGCGCCGTTCACGCCGTCGGACCTGATCGTCTACGTCTGCAGCGTCTTGCGCATCTCGCTGTGGAAGACGTTGCTCGGCATCTCGATCGGCGAGGGACTCGTCTGCGCGATCTACATTTTCGGCGGCGCATCGGTCCTCGAGGCCGCCCTCGATCTCTTCGGCCGCTGA
- a CDS encoding 4-hydroxyphenylacetate 3-hydroxylase N-terminal domain-containing protein produces MKAEPHASSDELMTGEAYLASLRDAREVYLYGERVDDVAAHPAFRNSARSLARLYDALHDPAERERLTTVDRFGIRTHRFFTPSYSAEELLAAREAIAAWSRLTYGFMGRTPDYKASFMATLGANPEFYAPFDENARRWYRRYASQGLFLNHVLVNPPVDRNKPVHEVADVYLHVVRETDAGAIVSGAKMLATGSALTHATFVAQNSSVTLEAGKAEDYALVFIAPLDTPGTRLLCRASYEQNAHSPFDHPLSSRFDENDAVLIFDEALIPWENFLVYRDVERANAFYPASGFFNRYNLQAGTRLAVKLEFMTGLLARGLEMNGTDQFRGVQAALGEVVAWRTMLWAMTTAMCTEPQEGPGGSAIPRADYAATMRVFSTSAWPAVKAIFENVLGGAPLVTPSGCEDLLDPSLRPLIDRYYRGTGASALDRVKLFKLVWDAIGTEFGGRHELYERNYAGNHEQVRMDALKFARRTGALDRCIELVDRCLADYDLDGWSADTWRT; encoded by the coding sequence ATGAAAGCAGAGCCACACGCGTCGAGCGACGAGCTCATGACGGGCGAGGCCTACCTCGCGAGCCTTCGCGATGCGCGAGAGGTCTATCTCTATGGCGAGCGCGTCGACGACGTCGCCGCGCATCCGGCGTTCCGCAACTCCGCGCGCTCGCTCGCGCGGCTTTACGACGCGCTGCACGACCCGGCCGAGCGCGAGCGGCTGACGACGGTCGACCGCTTCGGCATCCGCACGCACCGCTTCTTCACGCCGAGCTACTCCGCGGAGGAGCTGCTCGCGGCGCGCGAAGCGATCGCCGCGTGGTCGCGCCTCACCTACGGCTTCATGGGCCGCACGCCCGACTACAAGGCCTCCTTCATGGCGACGCTCGGCGCGAATCCCGAGTTCTACGCGCCGTTCGACGAGAACGCGCGGCGGTGGTATCGCCGCTACGCCTCGCAGGGTCTCTTCCTGAACCACGTGCTCGTCAATCCTCCGGTCGACCGCAACAAGCCCGTGCACGAGGTCGCCGACGTGTATTTGCACGTGGTCAGGGAGACGGATGCGGGCGCGATCGTGAGCGGCGCCAAGATGCTCGCCACCGGCTCCGCGCTGACGCATGCGACGTTCGTCGCGCAGAACAGCTCCGTGACGCTCGAGGCGGGCAAGGCGGAGGACTACGCGCTCGTCTTCATCGCACCGCTCGACACGCCCGGCACGCGGCTGCTGTGCCGCGCCTCCTACGAGCAGAACGCGCACAGCCCGTTCGATCATCCGCTCTCGAGCCGCTTCGACGAGAACGACGCGGTGCTGATCTTCGACGAGGCGCTGATCCCCTGGGAGAATTTTCTCGTTTACCGCGACGTCGAGCGCGCCAACGCGTTTTATCCGGCGTCCGGGTTCTTCAACCGCTACAACCTCCAGGCGGGCACCCGGCTCGCCGTGAAGCTCGAGTTCATGACGGGGCTCCTCGCACGCGGCCTCGAGATGAACGGCACGGACCAGTTCCGCGGCGTGCAGGCCGCGCTCGGCGAGGTCGTCGCGTGGCGGACGATGCTCTGGGCGATGACGACCGCGATGTGCACGGAGCCGCAGGAGGGCCCCGGCGGCTCCGCGATCCCGCGCGCGGACTATGCCGCGACGATGCGCGTCTTCTCGACCTCGGCGTGGCCGGCCGTGAAGGCGATTTTCGAGAACGTGCTGGGCGGCGCGCCGCTCGTCACGCCGTCGGGGTGCGAGGATCTCCTCGACCCGTCGCTGCGGCCGCTGATCGACCGCTACTACCGCGGCACCGGGGCCTCCGCGCTCGATCGCGTGAAGCTGTTCAAGCTCGTATGGGACGCGATCGGCACGGAGTTCGGCGGGCGCCACGAGCTCTACGAGCGGAACTACGCCGGCAACCACGAGCAAGTGCGAATGGACGCGCTGAAGTTCGCGCGCCGCACCGGCGCGCTCGACCGATGCATCGAGCTCGTCGACCGGTGCCTCGCCGACTACGATCTCGACGGCTGGAGCGCGGACACCTGGCGCACGTGA
- a CDS encoding metallophosphoesterase: MDREVRRTGKTGDAGLVRIAAVGDVHVGLDMRGELRRSFSALGRHADVLLLAGDLTQHGSREEGRLVAEEVAEVGIPTVAVLGNHDYHQDAQDAIRADLEAVGVTVLEGESVVLELAGHRVGIAGVKGFGGGFAGACGSEFGELEMKAFIRHTKDKARQLLHCLKAIQCDVRVALTHYAPTKDTLLGEKLEIYPFLGSHLLGEAVDEGKCDLALHGHAHHGSERGITPGGVPVRNVAKPLIRSAYQLYAVRTHEDREAASARASVSDDELTSTPV; this comes from the coding sequence ATGGATCGCGAAGTACGACGAACCGGGAAGACCGGAGACGCTGGGCTAGTGCGGATCGCCGCCGTCGGCGACGTGCACGTCGGCCTCGACATGCGCGGCGAGCTGCGCCGCTCGTTCTCCGCGCTCGGCCGGCATGCCGACGTGCTGCTGCTCGCCGGCGACCTGACGCAGCACGGCTCCCGAGAGGAAGGGAGGCTGGTGGCCGAAGAGGTGGCGGAGGTCGGCATACCCACGGTCGCCGTGCTGGGCAATCACGACTACCACCAGGATGCGCAGGACGCCATTCGTGCGGACCTGGAAGCGGTGGGGGTGACCGTCCTCGAGGGCGAGAGCGTCGTGCTCGAGCTCGCGGGGCACCGCGTCGGCATCGCCGGGGTGAAAGGCTTCGGCGGCGGTTTCGCCGGCGCCTGCGGCTCGGAGTTCGGCGAGCTCGAGATGAAGGCGTTCATCCGCCACACCAAGGACAAGGCCCGCCAGCTGCTGCACTGTCTGAAGGCGATTCAGTGCGACGTCCGCGTGGCGTTGACGCATTACGCGCCGACCAAGGACACCCTGCTCGGCGAGAAGCTCGAAATCTACCCGTTCCTCGGTTCCCACCTGCTCGGCGAGGCCGTCGACGAGGGCAAATGCGATCTCGCCCTGCACGGCCACGCCCATCACGGCTCGGAGCGCGGCATCACGCCGGGCGGCGTGCCGGTCCGCAACGTCGCGAAGCCGCTGATCCGCAGCGCCTATCAGCTCTACGCGGTGCGCACGCACGAAGATCGGGAGGCCGCCTCGGCGCGGGCTTCGGTCAGCGATGACGAGCTGACGTCCACTCCCGTCTAG
- a CDS encoding BON domain-containing protein, which produces MEAKHLVGRIREALATDPRTNVLDVTIKVAGGKAFIIGEVTSDERKQAARKVVTEVLPPDIELVDELWIAKYDEPGRPETLG; this is translated from the coding sequence ATGGAAGCGAAGCACCTGGTAGGCCGCATCCGCGAGGCGTTGGCGACCGACCCGCGGACCAACGTGCTGGACGTCACGATCAAGGTCGCGGGCGGCAAGGCCTTCATCATCGGCGAGGTGACGTCGGACGAGCGCAAGCAGGCGGCGCGGAAAGTCGTCACCGAGGTGCTGCCCCCGGATATCGAGCTGGTCGACGAGCTATGGATCGCGAAGTACGACGAACCGGGAAGACCGGAGACGCTGGGCTAG
- a CDS encoding nucleotidyltransferase, which yields MERKHAVGIPLERLAGWDPESEEQLRCTQNGAFEQVLGEVVAAIERAGVQYVLMGGIASTGLGRPRWTHDIDVFVRPAGADAALDALAQAGFETERTDPTWLFKGFKHGVLVDVIFRSTGGFYLDDEMIARSVEREFLGHRVRLISPEDLLVIKAAVHDEQGPRHWHDALGVIGVSRLDWDYLLRRARKAPRRVLSLLVYAHSLDMNVPNQIVRELYREIYES from the coding sequence ATGGAACGCAAGCACGCGGTCGGCATTCCGCTCGAGCGTCTGGCCGGCTGGGATCCCGAGAGCGAGGAGCAGCTGCGCTGCACGCAGAACGGCGCGTTCGAGCAGGTGCTCGGAGAGGTCGTCGCAGCGATCGAGCGGGCCGGCGTCCAGTACGTGCTGATGGGCGGCATCGCGTCGACCGGGCTCGGCAGACCGCGCTGGACGCACGACATCGACGTCTTCGTGCGTCCCGCCGGCGCCGATGCCGCGCTCGATGCCCTCGCGCAGGCGGGCTTCGAGACCGAACGCACCGATCCTACGTGGTTGTTCAAGGGTTTCAAGCACGGCGTGCTCGTGGACGTGATCTTTCGCTCGACCGGGGGCTTTTACCTCGACGACGAAATGATCGCGCGGTCGGTCGAGCGCGAGTTCCTCGGGCATCGCGTGCGGCTGATCTCACCCGAGGATCTGCTGGTCATCAAGGCGGCCGTGCACGACGAGCAGGGACCGCGGCACTGGCACGACGCGCTCGGCGTCATCGGCGTGAGCCGTCTCGACTGGGACTATCTCCTCCGGCGCGCCCGAAAGGCGCCGCGCCGCGTGCTGAGCCTCTTGGTGTACGCGCACTCGCTGGACATGAACGTCCCGAACCAGATCGTGCGCGAGCTGTACCGAGAGATTTATGAAAGCTGA
- a CDS encoding cupin domain-containing protein translates to MPQPLDPMQNYLLLETDGTAVTLPGGETFWKQLMSGRPTDPGVQRLMNAVHGRLLSLLSMDTTWTSWEMHPAGDEILFLVSGELTLVLDEDGNERCVELTAGKLAIVPKGVWHTARLSKPCVLLALTDGLGTQHRPLAAG, encoded by the coding sequence ATGCCGCAGCCGCTCGACCCGATGCAAAACTACCTGCTGCTCGAAACGGACGGCACGGCCGTGACGCTGCCGGGCGGCGAGACGTTCTGGAAGCAGTTGATGTCCGGCCGCCCCACCGATCCGGGCGTGCAGCGCCTCATGAATGCCGTCCACGGACGGCTGCTCTCGCTGTTGTCGATGGACACGACCTGGACGAGCTGGGAGATGCATCCCGCGGGCGACGAGATTCTGTTTCTGGTCAGCGGCGAGCTCACGCTCGTGCTCGACGAAGACGGCAACGAGCGCTGCGTCGAGCTCACGGCCGGCAAGCTCGCGATCGTGCCGAAAGGCGTGTGGCATACCGCGCGCCTGAGCAAGCCGTGCGTGCTGCTTGCGCTGACCGACGGGCTCGGCACGCAGCACCGGCCGCTCGCCGCAGGCTGA
- a CDS encoding nuclear transport factor 2 family protein, with the protein MSSRSSASKVAGAAVRAFAAAAALSLSSAPAPAQQVTMETLLDRIQIEDLLTRYYYDLAQGESHALSEYFTEDALLDVDGTIARGREEIAALYERPDSDEDSASDEPRPHNHMLLTNPVIEVHGDIAIAHVIWTGVMNEGVGKPPRLYEQGREDTELVKRDGKWLISRRYISSDSGLPDRFDATYKPRDNPLGDR; encoded by the coding sequence ATGTCGAGTCGTTCATCGGCATCCAAGGTAGCCGGCGCGGCCGTGCGCGCTTTCGCGGCCGCAGCGGCCCTGTCACTGTCGAGTGCGCCGGCGCCGGCACAGCAGGTGACGATGGAGACGCTCCTGGACCGCATCCAGATCGAGGATCTCCTCACGCGCTACTACTACGATCTCGCGCAGGGCGAGAGCCACGCCCTCTCCGAATACTTCACCGAGGATGCGCTGCTCGACGTCGACGGCACGATCGCGAGAGGCCGTGAAGAGATTGCCGCGCTGTACGAGCGGCCCGACTCGGACGAGGACAGCGCGAGCGACGAGCCGCGCCCGCACAACCACATGCTCCTCACGAACCCGGTCATCGAAGTGCATGGCGATATCGCCATTGCCCACGTGATCTGGACGGGTGTCATGAACGAGGGCGTCGGGAAGCCGCCCCGGCTCTACGAGCAAGGCCGTGAGGACACCGAGCTCGTCAAGCGCGACGGCAAGTGGCTCATCAGCCGCCGCTACATCAGCTCGGACAGCGGCTTGCCGGACCGTTTCGACGCCACCTACAAGCCGCGCGACAACCCGCTGGGCGACCGATAG
- a CDS encoding nuclear transport factor 2 family protein, producing MARLPRMKTLALLPLLLVAVGAQAARYPEGYADDRAAIVDLQARYVMAMDYFDADGYAAVFAEDGVLDWARGIVEGREAIREFMANGTYDLTRGAAEAKTPDGRNWPSTVRHLITNQVIDVDGDTARAVTYWIQFNNNADRRKVEWMLFGSWYDEFVKIDGEWFFSLHRIHNEGNPRTFTAGQDNPVRQLDE from the coding sequence ATGGCTCGTTTACCACGCATGAAGACGCTCGCGCTGCTCCCGCTGTTGCTCGTTGCCGTCGGCGCCCAGGCCGCGCGCTACCCGGAAGGCTATGCCGACGACCGCGCCGCCATCGTCGACCTGCAGGCTCGCTACGTGATGGCCATGGATTATTTCGACGCCGACGGCTACGCCGCCGTGTTCGCGGAAGACGGCGTGCTCGACTGGGCCCGCGGCATCGTGGAAGGCCGGGAGGCCATCCGCGAGTTCATGGCGAACGGCACCTACGATCTCACCCGCGGCGCCGCCGAAGCGAAGACACCCGACGGGCGGAACTGGCCTTCCACCGTGCGCCACCTCATCACGAACCAGGTCATCGACGTCGACGGCGACACCGCCAGGGCGGTGACGTACTGGATACAGTTCAACAACAACGCAGACCGCCGGAAGGTGGAGTGGATGCTGTTCGGCTCCTGGTACGACGAATTCGTGAAGATCGACGGCGAGTGGTTCTTCAGCCTCCACAGGATTCACAACGAGGGCAATCCGAGAACCTTCACGGCCGGGCAAGACAACCCCGTGAGGCAACTCGACGAGTGA